In Streptomyces sp. P3, one DNA window encodes the following:
- a CDS encoding DUF5999 family protein, with the protein MCQHQPPCPTATSADRESARLVAHHPEQGWSLLCNGVLLFEDTGELLPDGQVIAPHRVVTAA; encoded by the coding sequence ATGTGCCAGCACCAGCCACCGTGCCCAACAGCGACCTCAGCCGACCGGGAGTCCGCCCGCCTCGTGGCGCACCACCCGGAACAGGGCTGGAGCCTGCTGTGCAACGGCGTCCTGCTCTTCGAGGACACCGGTGAGCTCCTGCCGGACGGCCAGGTCATCGCCCCCCACCGGGTCGTGACCGCCGCCTAG
- a CDS encoding glutamate-cysteine ligase family protein: MGEKVVAGAFDLSDRQDYRDKLRKCLTGLERLLAQKRFDRPKNFMGLEIELNLAGADGLPKMLNGEVLERIASRDFQTELAMFNLEVNIAPHRLGGRVFDRLAEEIRTSLAYAHRKAGEVDAGIVMIGILPTLDRDDLVSSNLSDVDRYTLLNDQIVAARGEDFALEIDGVERLSCTSKSIVPEAACTSVQLHLQVTPGRFAAVWNAAQAVAAAQIAVGANSPFLFGHELWRESRPPLFQQATDTRPPELQAQGVRPRTWFGEKWISSAQELFEENVRFFPPLLPICGDEDPLEVLEAGGVPSLAELVLHNGTVYRWNRPVYGIADGVPHLRVENRVLPAGPTVTDVIANAAFYYGLVRALAEDSRPVWSRLPFETAEANFDAACRHGIEARLQWPRRGRLGGLVEVDAVSLVRDELLPLAEAGLDAWGVDPADRDLYLGVIEERCRRRTNGASWQVATFHRAVEAGMSRDAALAATTRRYAQLMHAGEPVHTWPVGLPEPAPSGA; the protein is encoded by the coding sequence ATGGGGGAGAAGGTCGTGGCAGGCGCGTTCGACCTGTCCGACCGTCAGGACTACCGGGACAAGCTCCGGAAGTGCCTGACGGGGCTCGAGCGACTCCTGGCCCAGAAGCGCTTCGATCGACCCAAGAACTTCATGGGTCTCGAGATCGAACTGAATCTCGCGGGTGCGGACGGTCTGCCGAAAATGCTGAATGGCGAGGTGCTGGAGCGGATCGCGAGCCGTGATTTCCAAACAGAACTCGCCATGTTCAACCTGGAAGTAAACATAGCTCCACACCGATTGGGCGGCCGGGTATTCGATCGACTCGCGGAGGAAATCCGTACGTCACTGGCATATGCCCATCGAAAGGCGGGCGAGGTCGACGCGGGAATCGTGATGATCGGTATTCTGCCGACACTCGACCGTGACGACCTGGTCTCGTCGAACCTGTCGGACGTCGATCGCTACACCCTCCTCAACGACCAGATCGTGGCCGCACGCGGCGAGGACTTCGCCCTGGAGATCGACGGCGTGGAACGGCTGTCGTGCACGTCGAAGTCGATCGTGCCGGAGGCGGCATGCACCTCCGTGCAGCTCCATCTGCAGGTGACACCGGGCCGTTTCGCCGCCGTGTGGAACGCGGCGCAGGCCGTCGCCGCCGCGCAGATCGCCGTGGGCGCCAACTCGCCCTTCCTGTTCGGCCACGAGCTGTGGCGGGAGTCGCGGCCGCCGCTCTTCCAGCAGGCGACCGACACCCGGCCGCCGGAACTCCAGGCGCAGGGCGTCCGGCCGCGGACGTGGTTCGGGGAGAAGTGGATCAGTTCGGCTCAGGAGCTGTTCGAGGAGAACGTGCGCTTCTTCCCGCCGTTGCTGCCCATCTGCGGGGACGAGGACCCGCTCGAGGTCCTCGAGGCGGGCGGGGTGCCCTCGCTCGCCGAGCTCGTCCTGCACAACGGCACGGTCTACCGCTGGAACCGGCCTGTCTACGGCATCGCCGACGGCGTCCCGCACCTGCGGGTGGAGAACCGCGTCCTGCCCGCCGGACCGACCGTGACCGACGTGATCGCGAACGCGGCCTTCTACTACGGCCTCGTCCGGGCCCTGGCGGAGGACTCGCGGCCGGTGTGGTCCCGGTTGCCGTTCGAGACGGCGGAGGCCAACTTCGACGCGGCGTGCCGGCACGGGATCGAGGCCCGGCTGCAGTGGCCGCGGCGCGGGCGGCTGGGGGGCCTGGTCGAGGTGGACGCGGTGAGTCTCGTACGGGACGAGCTGCTGCCGCTGGCAGAGGCGGGGCTGGACGCCTGGGGCGTGGACCCGGCCGACCGCGATCTCTACCTGGGGGTCATCGAGGAACGGTGCCGGCGACGGACCAACGGGGCGTCCTGGCAGGTGGCCACCTTCCACCGGGCGGTGGAGGCCGGAATGTCGCGGGACGCCGCGCTGGCGGCGACCACACGGCGGTACGCGCAGCTGATGCACGCGGGCGAGCCGGTGCACACCTGGCCCGTGGGGCTGCCCGAGCCTGCCCCGAGCGGCGCGTGA